Proteins from a single region of Lampris incognitus isolate fLamInc1 chromosome 16, fLamInc1.hap2, whole genome shotgun sequence:
- the LOC130125887 gene encoding nanos homolog 1-like, with amino-acid sequence MDFLDHGYLDPRSPYDYTFNFWNDYLGLSTLVAKNKIATSSRLGPNSITESLKATLGLDDSPMCSCAAAAHGADGDGHSDCCCCSCSCSCPCPCCGCAPPGSPPISILHLKERLSLLGPYERLAGDSPADGREPSACRGALGGLDLLAMAERRRRQSQRSKPEPRVCVFCRNNGAPEEVYGSHILKAADGRVLCPILRAYTCPLCSASGDNAHTIKYCPLSKDPSSQRAVKGARAVGKRLKIF; translated from the coding sequence ATGGATTTCTTAGATCACGGCTACTTGGACCCGCGGTCTCCGTACGACTACACGTTCAATTTCTGGAACGACTACCTGGGCTTGTCGACTCTCGTCGCCAAGAATAAGATCGCCACCTCGTCCCGACTCGGTCCCAACTCCATAACCGAGTCCCTGAAGGCGACGCTGGGGCTGGACGACTCCCCGATGTGCTCGTGCGCTGCGGCGGCGCACGGCGCAGACGGCGACGGACACtcggactgctgctgctgctcctgcagctgctcctgcccctgcccctgctgCGGCTGCGCACCTCCCGGCTCCCCCCCGATCTCCATCCTCCATCTGAAGGAGCGTCTGTCCCTCCTCGGGCCGTACGAGCGCCTCGCCGGCGACTCGCCGGCGGACGGGAGGGAGCCGTCGGCGTGCAGGGGGGCGCTCGGCGGGCTCGACCTGCTCGCCATGGCGGAGCGGAGGCGCAGGCAGAGCCAGAGGAGTAAACCGGAGCCGCGCGTGTGCGTCTTCTGTCGGAATAACGGAGCGCCGGAGGAGGTGTACGGCTCTCACATCCTGAAGGCGGCGGACGGCCGGGTGCTGTGTCCCATTCTCCGGGCGTACACCTGCCCCCTGTGCAGCGCCAGCGGAGACAACGCGCACACCATCAAGTACTGCCCGCTGTCCAAAGACCCGTCCAGCCAGCGGGCCGTCAAGGGGGCGAGGGCGGTCGGCAAGAGGCTGAAGATCTTTTAA
- the si:dkey-33c12.3 gene encoding neurofilament light polypeptide, with protein MSYDPYISYRRPWDSYRSSTRSATKSSSMSSSLFPSSPRVPLSGKRVLRLASSTLMDGSERMDLAQASSLNTELLGLRSQEREQLVDLNDRFATYIDKVRQLELQNRALLAELEALRKRQSDPSRLQVVYEGEARSLRALIDSESGEKMRMEAERDYLHDVHEQLRERCEEEAKLRAEAEEALQRAREEADRAALANCDAEASVLSLSEELAFLKKVFAEELTELQGQLQVANISVDVEVIRPDLSSALRDIRGQYERLANKNMQAAEEWYKSKFASVAEMASKNNEAVHAIREETLEYRRLLQMRSSEIEALRNVINSLNKQLEELEEMQGKEVAKYQVRIHELERDIAEAKHEMARYLREYQDLLNVKMALDIEIAAYRKLLEGEEFRLAYPSLPALN; from the exons ATGAGCTACGATCCCTACATCTCCTACCGCCGCCCTTGGGACAGCTACAGGAGCTCCACGAGATCCGCCACCAAATCGTCATCGATGTCCTCATCCCTCTTTCCTTCCTCACCGCGGGTGCCTCTGTCGGGGAAGAGGGTCCTGaggctggcctcctccaccctgatGGACGGCTCCGAGCGAATGGACCTGGCCCAGGCCAGTTCCCTCAATACAGAGCTGCTGGGCCTGCGTTCCCAGGAGAGGGAGCAGCTGGTGGACCTGAACGACCGCTTTGCCACCTACATCGACAAGGTGAGGCAGCTGGAGCTGCAGAACCGGGCCCTCCTGGCAGAGCTGGAAGCGCTGAGGAAGCGGCAGAGCGACCCATCGCGCTTACAGGTGGTCTACGAGGGGGAGGCGCGGAGCCTGAGGGCCCTGATTGACTCAGAGAGTGGCGAGAAGATGCGGATGGAGGCAGAGAGGGACTACCTACACGATGTGCATGAGCAGCTGAGGGAGCGCTGCGAGGAAGAGGCAAAGCTGCGGGCGGAGGCTGAGGAGGCCCTGCAGAGGGCCAGGGAGGAGGCCGACAGAGCCGCTCTCGCCAACTGCGACGCAGAGGCCAGTGTGCTCTCGCTGTCCGAGGAGTTGGCATTTTTGAAGAAGGTCTTCGCCGAGGAGCTCACCGAGCTTCAGGGGCAGCTGCAGGTGGCCAACATCAGCGTAGATGTGGAGGTGATCCGGCCGGACCTCTCCTCAGCTCTCCGCGACATCCGGGGCCAGTACGAGCGGCTGGCGAACAAGAACATGCAGGCCGCCGAGGAGTGGTACAAAAGCAAGTTCGCGAGCGTGGCAGAGATGGCGAGCAAGAACAACGAGGCAGTCCACGCCATCCGAGAGGAGACCCTGGAGTACCGGAGGCTCCTCCAGATGCGCTCCTCAGAGATCGAGGCCCTCCGGAATGTCATCAACTCCCTCAACAAACAACTGGAAGAGCTGGAGGAGATGCAGGGGAAGGAGGTGGCAAAGTACCAG GTGAGGATACACGAGCTGGAGAGAGACATTGCGGAGGCCAAGCACGAGATGGCGCGATACCTGCGGGAGTACCAGGACCTGCTCAACGTCAAGATGGCCCTCGACATCGAAATAGCAGCATACAG GAAACTCTTGGAGGGGGAAGAGTTCCGGCTGGCCTACCCTTCTCTGCCCGCCCTGAACTGA